A genomic window from Cardiocondyla obscurior isolate alpha-2009 linkage group LG02, Cobs3.1, whole genome shotgun sequence includes:
- the LOC139113216 gene encoding keratinocyte proline-rich protein, whose translation MAVPVCSLPTNMNSTDKLKVILLCGLVLSVVAEDAKKTESSAKPKDEKSKRGLELSLGDHGGFGGGFGGGFDGGYGGGYGGGHEIISTEHIKAVTVTKHVPVPHPYPVEVTKHVPYPVKVPVKVPVDRPYPVHVPAPYPVEVTKHVTYPVEKPVPYPVKVPVKVPVKVPYPVKVPVKVPVEVAKPVPYPVKVPVVVKEPVPVIVKSHHEEGGFGGGDFGGFGGGYGGGYGGGYGGHDFGDFGGYGH comes from the coding sequence GTGATACTCCTGTGCGGCCTAGTGTTATCGGTCGTCGCCGAGGATGCGAAAAAGACCGAGTCTAGCGCTAAGCCGAAGGATGAAAAATCAAAGCGCGGATTGGAGCTGAGCCTGGGTGACCACGGTGGTTTCGGGGGTGGTTTCGGGGGTGGTTTCGACGGCGGATACGGAGGCGGATACGGAGGCGGCCACGAAATAATCTCAACCGAACACATCAAGGCGGTAACAGTGACGAAGCACGTGCCAGTACCACACCCCTATCCGGTGGAGGTCACGAAGCACGTGCCCTACCCGGTGAAGGTGCCGGTCAAAGTGCCCGTCGATCGTCCGTATCCGGTCCACGTCCCAGCACCTTACCCAGTGGAAGTCACGAAGCACGTGACCTATCCAGTGGAGAAGCCAGTGCCCTATCCGGTCAAGGTACCTGTGAAGGTGCCCGTAAAAGTACCATATCCGGTCAAGGTACCAGTCAAGGTCCCGGTCGAAGTCGCAAAACCAGTGCCCTACCCAGTCAAGGTACCCGTAGTCGTTAAAGAGCCAGTACCCGTGATCGTCAAGAGTCACCACGAAGAGGGTGGCTTCGGCGGCGGTGACTTCGGCGGATTCGGCGGCGGATACGGCGGCGGATACGGCGGCGGATACGGCGGCCACGATTTCGGTGATTTCGGCGGATATGGACATTGA